Proteins found in one Vallitalea guaymasensis genomic segment:
- a CDS encoding peptide ABC transporter substrate-binding protein, translating into MKKLLALLLVLTMTFSLAACGNKDKDKTTPSDDDKTVTDNGDQDKDQDGDKDTSEDKKVLNLISTSNIPSLITWQATDTVSFQVLGNVISGLYVLGTDGTAKPEMAESYDVSEDGLTYTFHLRKGVQWADINGEPYGEVTANDFVFAWKKLLDPAEACQYANMLATASIKNGKEAFLLQNKIVNFEREEKNLKALKVDAYKDTENATAQEQFDEAKKELEAKLAEEKKFFEENYGSLDEAKAELAELAKNLAVTAEDDYTLKVELSNPVPYFIDLMCFASFFPASEKYYNETGKEKYGKSVDALLYNGAFIFKEWKTSERHYLEKNPIYWDVANVELDALDFRVIEGINNDTRVQMYLDGELDTTTLSGENVERYGNRPDAVELPETVIFYAEVNVNNGALTPTKKVLRDVRARKALNMAFDKTYITDVIFKNGSLPADFFVPKDFVSSKEHDGKDFRQVAEDLYGGGEGYNKYNPEKAKEIWTQVLDELKVDKVNIECIIFDGDESKQVGTHIKDEIEKNLPNTTVELLVLPFSEKLRRTTEGDFSMNWGGWGPDYPDPMTFMDMWITGGEYNRGKYSNPTYDEGIDACRSGELTAPSKTKDRFEKLVELEKILLEDEQVIIPIYQRSGLGLRNPKIKDLVLQKFGADYIYKWVKIAE; encoded by the coding sequence ATGAAGAAATTATTAGCTTTACTACTAGTGTTGACAATGACATTTTCACTAGCAGCATGTGGCAACAAAGATAAGGATAAAACGACGCCAAGTGACGACGATAAGACAGTAACTGACAATGGAGATCAAGATAAAGATCAAGATGGAGACAAAGATACTTCAGAAGATAAAAAAGTACTTAATTTGATTTCAACTTCTAACATTCCATCATTAATTACATGGCAAGCAACTGATACTGTATCTTTTCAAGTATTAGGAAATGTAATTAGTGGTCTATATGTATTAGGTACTGATGGTACAGCTAAACCAGAAATGGCTGAATCATATGATGTTTCAGAAGATGGACTTACATATACTTTCCATTTACGTAAAGGTGTTCAATGGGCTGATATAAATGGAGAACCTTATGGAGAAGTAACTGCAAACGATTTTGTATTCGCTTGGAAAAAGTTATTAGATCCAGCAGAAGCATGTCAATATGCTAATATGCTTGCGACAGCTTCAATCAAGAACGGTAAAGAAGCTTTCTTGCTACAAAATAAAATAGTTAACTTTGAAAGAGAAGAAAAGAATTTAAAAGCTCTTAAAGTTGATGCTTATAAAGATACTGAAAACGCAACTGCTCAAGAGCAATTTGATGAAGCTAAGAAAGAATTAGAAGCAAAATTAGCAGAAGAAAAGAAATTCTTTGAAGAAAACTATGGTTCTTTAGATGAAGCAAAAGCTGAGCTTGCTGAATTAGCTAAAAACTTAGCTGTAACAGCTGAAGATGATTATACTCTAAAAGTTGAATTATCTAATCCAGTTCCATATTTCATTGACTTAATGTGTTTCGCTTCATTCTTCCCAGCAAGCGAAAAATATTATAATGAAACTGGAAAAGAAAAATATGGTAAATCAGTAGACGCTCTTTTATATAATGGAGCATTCATTTTCAAAGAGTGGAAAACATCTGAAAGACATTACTTAGAAAAAAATCCTATATATTGGGATGTTGCTAATGTTGAATTAGATGCATTGGATTTCCGTGTAATTGAAGGAATTAATAACGATACACGAGTTCAAATGTATTTAGATGGTGAACTAGATACTACAACATTATCTGGTGAGAATGTTGAAAGATATGGTAATAGACCAGATGCAGTTGAACTTCCAGAAACAGTTATATTCTATGCAGAAGTTAATGTTAACAATGGTGCATTAACTCCAACTAAAAAAGTATTAAGAGATGTTAGAGCAAGAAAAGCATTAAATATGGCTTTTGATAAAACATATATTACAGACGTTATATTCAAAAATGGTTCATTACCAGCAGATTTCTTTGTTCCAAAAGATTTTGTATCTAGTAAAGAACATGATGGTAAAGATTTCCGTCAAGTAGCAGAAGATTTATATGGTGGCGGAGAAGGATATAATAAATATAATCCAGAAAAAGCAAAAGAAATATGGACACAAGTTTTAGATGAACTTAAAGTTGACAAAGTAAATATTGAATGTATTATCTTTGATGGTGATGAAAGTAAACAAGTAGGAACACATATCAAAGATGAAATAGAAAAGAATTTACCAAATACAACAGTAGAATTACTAGTACTTCCATTCTCAGAGAAGCTTAGAAGAACTACAGAAGGTGACTTCTCTATGAACTGGGGAGGATGGGGTCCTGACTATCCAGACCCAATGACTTTCATGGACATGTGGATTACTGGAGGAGAATATAACAGAGGTAAATATTCTAATCCAACTTATGATGAAGGTATTGATGCATGTAGATCTGGTGAGTTAACTGCTCCTTCTAAAACAAAAGATCGTTTTGAAAAATTGGTAGAATTAGAAAAAATATTACTTGAAGATGAACAAGTAATTATTCCAATCTATCAACGTAGTGGTTTAGGTCTTAGAAATCCTAAAATTAAAGATTTAGTATTACAAAAATTTGGTGCAGACTATATTTATAAATGGGTTAAAATAGCAGAATAA
- a CDS encoding DUF3899 domain-containing protein, producing MKKNVKKIIIYILIAIIASLLLAVFDKRLTTHSITLFHIFLEKLFLVNLLIFIITGIVFIDDQGTFNVFKYSTKHYRASVSKKYKYRLQQEYALKSKQEIKEFLKEKYLYAPKKHSSTTTFFYCSIIMLIIYILFIGL from the coding sequence ATGAAAAAAAATGTTAAAAAAATTATTATTTATATATTGATTGCTATTATTGCCAGCTTATTACTTGCCGTTTTTGATAAAAGATTAACAACCCATTCAATAACTCTATTTCATATTTTTTTAGAGAAACTATTTTTGGTTAATCTACTTATCTTTATTATTACCGGAATCGTATTCATTGATGATCAAGGCACTTTCAATGTTTTTAAATACTCTACTAAACATTATAGAGCATCCGTTTCAAAAAAATACAAATATCGTCTACAGCAAGAATACGCATTAAAATCTAAACAGGAAATAAAAGAGTTTTTAAAAGAAAAATATCTCTACGCACCAAAGAAGCATAGTTCAACCACTACATTTTTCTATTGCAGTATTATAATGTTGATAATCTATATACTATTTATAGGCTTATAG
- a CDS encoding CYTH domain-containing protein, producing the protein MEIEKKYLINLPLDKITKYPHINIEQGYICTNPVIRIRKTDESYYVTYKSSGLMIRQEFEDKISMEQYNTLKSKVDHNIISKKRYYIPLDKSLTVELDIFNDKLEGLIMAEVEFDSEESANSFIPPSWFVKEVTFDTRFHNSNLCKEENIRFLDTQL; encoded by the coding sequence ATGGAAATAGAAAAAAAGTATCTCATTAACCTACCCTTAGACAAAATAACAAAATACCCACATATTAATATAGAACAAGGTTACATCTGTACCAATCCTGTCATCAGAATTAGAAAAACTGATGAATCTTACTATGTAACCTATAAATCCTCTGGTTTAATGATAAGACAAGAATTTGAAGATAAAATCTCAATGGAGCAATATAATACTTTAAAATCCAAAGTAGATCATAATATAATAAGTAAAAAAAGATATTATATTCCTCTTGATAAATCATTGACTGTAGAACTTGACATTTTTAATGATAAATTAGAAGGATTAATCATGGCAGAAGTGGAATTTGATAGCGAAGAGTCAGCAAACAGTTTTATCCCGCCTAGTTGGTTTGTGAAAGAAGTAACATTTGATACTAGATTTCATAATAGTAACTTATGCAAAGAAGAAAACATTCGTTTTTTGGATACTCAATTATAA
- a CDS encoding metallophosphoesterase family protein, with amino-acid sequence MKILVISDTHGNLRNVIKVIKDTKDIDRIIHLGDYERDVEELEIISNVPIDFVPGNCDFNSYAPREKILDFYGLKIFITHGHYYDVKWEYDTILKAAKQKKVDLVLFGHTHVSLVENIDDITIINPGSISLPRDGKGCSFGILEIENNGKFHITIKKMEKKQKNY; translated from the coding sequence ATGAAGATACTTGTAATTAGTGATACACATGGAAATTTGAGAAATGTAATAAAAGTAATTAAAGATACAAAAGATATAGATAGAATAATTCATTTGGGTGATTATGAGAGAGATGTTGAAGAACTAGAGATAATTTCTAATGTACCTATAGATTTTGTGCCTGGTAATTGTGATTTTAATTCTTATGCACCTAGAGAAAAAATACTTGATTTTTATGGCTTGAAAATATTTATTACTCATGGACATTACTATGATGTTAAATGGGAGTATGATACTATATTAAAGGCTGCTAAACAGAAAAAGGTAGATCTTGTGCTATTTGGACATACACATGTATCATTAGTAGAGAATATAGATGATATTACAATTATTAATCCTGGCAGTATTTCATTGCCAAGAGATGGTAAAGGTTGTAGTTTCGGTATATTAGAGATAGAAAATAACGGTAAATTCCATATTACAATAAAAAAAATGGAAAAAAAACAAAAAAACTATTGA
- a CDS encoding XTP/dITP diphosphatase → MKEKIIFATKNRGKIKEINMIMEDTNYEVISMEDAGIDIDIVEDGSTFLENAIIKAKEVMKIADCIVMADDSGLEVDYLDKAPGIYSARFGGEDTSYRIKNKMIIDKLEGVEEKDRTARFVCAIAAVFPDGEVLTTRGTVEGIIIHEERGSNGFGYDPIFYVPEYSCTTAEMDNESKNKISHRGKALRSMKAKMESHRNGCK, encoded by the coding sequence ATGAAGGAAAAGATTATTTTTGCTACTAAGAATAGGGGAAAGATAAAAGAGATAAATATGATTATGGAGGATACTAATTATGAGGTTATATCTATGGAGGATGCAGGAATAGATATAGATATAGTTGAGGATGGTTCTACTTTCTTGGAGAATGCAATTATCAAGGCTAAAGAAGTTATGAAGATTGCTGATTGTATTGTTATGGCTGATGATTCGGGACTTGAGGTAGATTATCTTGATAAGGCTCCTGGTATTTATTCTGCTAGATTTGGTGGAGAGGATACTTCTTATAGGATTAAGAATAAGATGATTATTGATAAGTTGGAAGGTGTAGAGGAGAAAGATAGGACTGCAAGGTTTGTGTGTGCTATTGCCGCGGTATTTCCTGATGGTGAAGTTTTAACTACTAGAGGTACTGTAGAAGGGATTATTATCCATGAAGAGAGAGGGAGTAATGGATTTGGTTATGATCCTATTTTTTATGTACCAGAATATTCATGTACAACAGCTGAAATGGATAATGAATCAAAAAACAAGATAAGTCATAGGGGTAAGGCTTTAAGAAGTATGAAGGCTAAGATGGAAAGCCATAGAAACGGCTGTAAGTAG
- the rph gene encoding ribonuclease PH, producing the protein MSRIDGRQKDELREVKITKDFIKYPEGSVLIEMGETKVICNASVEDRVPPFKKDSGEGWVTAEYSMLPRATLDRNTRDISRLKKNNRSVEIQRLIGRALRSVVDYKALGERTITLDCDVIQADGGTRTASITGAFVALVLACKKLLNDGLIDKMPISSYVAAISVGIVDDEELLDLCYAEDSHAKVDMNVVITDKGEFIEVQGTGEESPFTREQLNKLLDLGEKGVEELIKLQKEVLED; encoded by the coding sequence TTGAGCAGAATTGATGGAAGACAAAAGGATGAGCTTAGAGAAGTTAAGATTACAAAGGATTTTATTAAATATCCTGAGGGTTCAGTATTAATAGAAATGGGAGAAACAAAAGTAATATGTAATGCTTCGGTAGAAGATAGAGTTCCTCCTTTTAAAAAGGATTCGGGAGAAGGTTGGGTGACTGCTGAGTATTCTATGTTGCCTAGAGCTACTCTTGATAGAAATACCAGAGATATCAGCAGATTAAAAAAGAATAACCGTTCAGTAGAGATTCAGAGATTGATTGGTAGAGCGCTTAGGTCTGTAGTAGATTATAAGGCTCTTGGAGAAAGAACAATAACTTTGGATTGTGATGTTATTCAAGCTGATGGTGGGACAAGGACTGCTTCTATAACAGGTGCTTTTGTAGCGCTAGTGTTAGCCTGTAAAAAGCTTTTGAATGATGGACTGATAGATAAGATGCCTATTTCTTCTTATGTGGCTGCTATCAGCGTTGGAATAGTTGATGATGAGGAATTATTGGATTTATGTTATGCAGAGGACAGTCATGCGAAAGTTGATATGAATGTTGTTATAACTGATAAAGGAGAATTTATTGAAGTGCAGGGTACAGGTGAAGAATCTCCTTTTACTAGGGAACAGTTGAATAAGTTATTGGATTTGGGTGAAAAAGGAGTAGAGGAGCTTATTAAGTTGCAAAAAGAGGTATTGGAGGATTAA
- a CDS encoding GerMN domain-containing protein, with product MYSVINAFVVSLITMGLVINTVSMKSNIFYYEFEKQDEGILTSEEIDLKNNKNVEENIRYTLQYLFDNNEGHYSFIPEEVKITNILFINGSLEIEVSEDILNYGGTAREISMVDQILATVFSINDIEEFSLFIEGDREVLNEGTSIKEYTRDEWEERMNTIEQN from the coding sequence ATGTATAGTGTTATAAATGCTTTTGTAGTATCATTGATAACTATGGGTTTGGTTATTAATACGGTTTCTATGAAGAGTAATATATTTTATTATGAATTTGAAAAACAAGATGAAGGAATATTGACTAGTGAGGAAATTGATTTAAAAAATAATAAAAATGTAGAAGAAAACATAAGATATACATTACAATACTTGTTTGACAATAATGAAGGTCATTATTCATTTATACCAGAGGAAGTGAAAATCACTAATATTTTGTTTATTAATGGTTCGCTAGAAATTGAGGTATCAGAAGATATACTTAATTATGGTGGTACTGCTAGGGAAATCTCTATGGTGGATCAGATTCTAGCAACAGTCTTTTCTATTAATGATATAGAAGAATTTTCACTTTTTATAGAGGGTGACCGAGAAGTTCTTAATGAAGGAACAAGTATAAAAGAATATACAAGAGATGAATGGGAAGAAAGGATGAATACAATTGAGCAGAATTGA